The following proteins are co-located in the Clavibacter capsici genome:
- a CDS encoding NAD(P)/FAD-dependent oxidoreductase: protein MSDPGVAGSTATGDSYDVVVIGAGPAGLSAALNLVRARRRTLVLDSSRPRNAATLMSHGFVTRDGISPLELRKLGQAEVQAYDEGEFQLAVVQSAEPAEGGFTIRAKGVRRAPDREVHARRILIATGLVETLPDLPSIRAYYGTAVHSCMECDGYEKRDEPLFLLGETDDLVERALLLSQWSRDIIVFTNGVARIDEAGESGLASLGIRVDRRAVADIEGERAVVTGVRMQDGSVVPRTGGFVRPRYSTALDFLAGLDLDTDDDGHIAVDAEGRTSHAGVYAAGDSSQPGPQQLIIAAGFGARAASAINRDLLPRI from the coding sequence GTGAGTGATCCGGGGGTCGCGGGATCCACCGCGACCGGCGACTCCTACGACGTCGTCGTCATCGGCGCCGGGCCCGCGGGGCTGTCCGCCGCGCTGAACCTGGTGCGCGCCCGCCGCCGCACGCTCGTGCTCGACAGCAGCCGGCCGCGGAACGCCGCGACCCTCATGTCGCACGGCTTCGTCACCCGCGACGGGATCTCCCCGCTCGAGCTCCGCAAGCTCGGCCAGGCCGAGGTGCAGGCGTACGACGAGGGGGAGTTCCAGCTCGCCGTGGTGCAGTCGGCGGAGCCCGCCGAGGGTGGCTTCACGATCCGCGCGAAGGGCGTGCGCCGCGCGCCCGATCGCGAGGTGCACGCGCGCCGGATCCTCATCGCCACGGGCCTCGTGGAGACGCTCCCCGACCTGCCGAGCATCCGCGCCTACTACGGCACCGCCGTGCACAGCTGCATGGAGTGCGACGGCTACGAGAAGCGCGACGAGCCGCTCTTCCTCCTCGGCGAGACCGACGACCTCGTGGAGCGCGCCCTGCTGCTCTCGCAGTGGTCGCGCGACATCATCGTCTTCACCAACGGCGTCGCCCGCATCGACGAGGCGGGGGAGAGCGGTCTCGCGTCCCTCGGCATCCGCGTCGACCGCCGCGCCGTCGCCGACATCGAGGGCGAGCGCGCGGTCGTCACCGGCGTCCGGATGCAGGACGGCTCCGTCGTCCCGCGCACCGGCGGCTTCGTGCGCCCCCGCTACTCGACCGCGCTCGACTTCCTCGCCGGGCTCGACCTCGACACGGACGACGACGGGCACATCGCCGTCGACGCCGAGGGCCGGACGTCCCACGCGGGCGTCTACGCGGCGGGCGACAGCTCGCAGCCGGGCCCGCAGCAGCTGATCATCGCGGCCGGCTTCGGCGCGCGTGCCGCCAGCGCGATCAACCGGGACCTGCTGCCGCGGATCTGA
- a CDS encoding aldo/keto reductase family protein: MEFRYLGNSGFKISEITYGNWLTHGSQVENDTATQCVQAALEAGITTFDTADGYANTVAEKVLGDALKGEDRDGLEIFTKVYFPTGAKGHNDTGLSRKHIMASIDGSLERLQTDHVDLYQAHRYDYETPLEETMQAFADVVRQGKALYIGVSEWTPEQLREAHGLSRELGFQLISNQPQYSALWRVIEEEVVPTSAELGISQIVWSPIAQGVLTGKYKPGQDLPQGSRATDDKGGADMIKRYMNDDVLTRVQELQPVADELDLSLAQLAVAWVLQNDNVASAIIGASRPEQVHENVKASGVTIPAELLTRIDDALGDVVEKDPSKTSDSSPKGRLA, from the coding sequence ATGGAATTCCGCTACCTAGGCAACTCAGGCTTCAAGATCTCCGAGATCACGTACGGCAACTGGCTGACCCACGGGTCGCAGGTCGAGAACGACACCGCCACCCAGTGCGTGCAGGCGGCCCTCGAGGCCGGCATCACCACGTTCGACACGGCCGACGGCTACGCGAACACCGTCGCCGAGAAGGTCCTCGGCGACGCGCTCAAGGGCGAGGACAGGGACGGCCTCGAGATCTTCACGAAGGTCTACTTCCCGACCGGCGCCAAGGGCCACAACGACACCGGCCTCTCGCGCAAGCACATCATGGCGTCGATCGACGGCTCGCTCGAGCGCCTCCAGACCGACCACGTGGACCTCTACCAGGCCCACCGCTACGACTACGAGACCCCGCTCGAGGAGACGATGCAGGCGTTCGCCGACGTCGTCCGCCAGGGCAAGGCGCTCTACATCGGCGTCAGCGAGTGGACCCCCGAGCAGCTCCGCGAGGCGCACGGTCTCTCCCGCGAGCTCGGCTTCCAGCTGATCTCGAACCAGCCCCAGTACTCGGCCCTCTGGCGCGTCATCGAGGAGGAGGTCGTCCCCACGTCCGCCGAGCTCGGCATCTCCCAGATCGTCTGGTCCCCCATCGCCCAGGGCGTCCTCACCGGCAAGTACAAGCCGGGCCAGGACCTGCCGCAGGGCTCGCGCGCCACGGACGACAAGGGCGGCGCCGACATGATCAAGCGCTACATGAACGACGACGTCCTCACCCGCGTGCAGGAGCTGCAGCCCGTCGCCGACGAGCTGGACCTGTCGCTCGCCCAGCTCGCGGTCGCCTGGGTGCTCCAGAACGACAACGTCGCCTCGGCGATCATCGGCGCCTCGCGTCCCGAGCAGGTGCACGAGAACGTCAAGGCCTCGGGCGTGACGATCCCGGCCGAGCTCCTCACCCGCATCGACGACGCCCTCGGCGACGTCGTGGAGAAGGACCCGTCCAAGACGAGCGACAGCTCGCCGAAGGGGCGCCTCGCCTGA
- a CDS encoding aldo/keto reductase family protein, which yields MEFRYLGNSGFKISEITYGNWLTHGSQVENDTATACVKAALEAGITTFDTADVYANTKAETVLGEALKDERRASIEIFTKVFGPTGPKGKNDTGLSRKHIMDSVEGSLTRLQTDYIDLYQAHRYDYETPLEETMQAFADVVRQGKALYIGVSEWTSEQLRAGHALAQQLGFQLISNQPQYSALWRVIEEEVVPTSTELGISQIVWSPIAQGVLTGKYKPGQELPSGSRATDDKGGANMIKRFMNDDTLSRVQELQPVADELDLSLAQLAVAWVLQNENVASAIIGASRPEQVHENVKASGVKIPAELLTRIDDALGDIVEKDPRKTDESSPKTREV from the coding sequence ATGGAATTCAGATACCTCGGCAACTCCGGCTTCAAGATCTCCGAGATCACCTACGGCAACTGGCTCACCCACGGCTCGCAGGTCGAGAACGACACCGCGACCGCGTGCGTGAAGGCCGCGCTCGAGGCGGGGATCACCACCTTCGACACCGCGGACGTCTACGCCAACACCAAGGCGGAGACCGTGCTCGGCGAGGCGCTCAAGGACGAGCGACGTGCCTCGATCGAGATCTTCACCAAGGTCTTCGGCCCCACCGGGCCCAAGGGCAAGAACGACACCGGCCTCTCGCGGAAGCACATCATGGACTCCGTCGAGGGCTCGCTCACGCGCCTCCAGACCGACTACATCGACCTGTACCAGGCGCACCGCTACGACTACGAGACGCCCCTCGAGGAGACGATGCAGGCGTTCGCCGACGTCGTCCGCCAGGGCAAGGCGCTCTACATCGGCGTCAGCGAGTGGACGAGCGAGCAGCTGCGCGCCGGCCACGCGCTCGCCCAGCAGCTGGGCTTCCAGCTGATCTCGAACCAGCCGCAGTACTCGGCGCTCTGGCGCGTCATCGAGGAGGAGGTCGTGCCGACCTCGACGGAGCTCGGGATCTCGCAGATCGTGTGGTCCCCCATCGCGCAGGGCGTGCTGACGGGCAAGTACAAGCCCGGCCAGGAGCTGCCGTCCGGATCCCGCGCGACCGACGACAAGGGCGGCGCGAACATGATCAAGCGGTTCATGAACGACGACACGCTGTCCCGCGTGCAGGAGCTGCAGCCCGTCGCCGACGAGCTCGACCTGTCGCTCGCGCAGCTCGCCGTCGCGTGGGTGCTGCAGAACGAGAACGTGGCGTCCGCGATCATCGGCGCGTCGCGTCCCGAGCAGGTGCACGAGAACGTGAAGGCCTCCGGCGTGAAGATCCCCGCCGAGCTGCTCACGCGCATCGACGACGCCCTCGGCGACATCGTCGAGAAGGACCCGCGCAAGACGGACGAGAGCTCGCCGAAGACCCGCGAGGTCTGA
- a CDS encoding TerC family protein, with translation MDVPFWLWAATIAAVLGLLVFDFFAHVRKAHEPTLKESATWSVVYIVIALVFGVGVGVFSNWTFGGEYFAGYVTEKALSVDNLFVFLIIMSSFAVPRAFQQKVLLVGIAIALVMRGIFIAMGSAIIDNFSWVFYLFGALLLVMAYKQMKETHDEDESDSKLIRTLRRFIPTSDHYDGDKLTTRVDGKKLFTPMFLVMLAIGLTDVLFALDSIPAIFGLTQEAYIVFTANAFALLGLRQLYFLISGLLERLVYLSQGLAVILGFIAVKLVLHAMHVNEVPFINGGEPMLWAPEIPIWFSLSFILLTITVATVASLAKTKRDASAVEGTDSAASVEGEKAPADADDDAARGSGRSVDADAPRR, from the coding sequence ATGGATGTCCCCTTCTGGCTCTGGGCCGCGACCATCGCGGCCGTCCTCGGCCTGCTCGTCTTCGACTTCTTCGCGCACGTGCGGAAGGCGCACGAGCCGACGCTGAAGGAGTCCGCGACCTGGTCGGTCGTCTACATCGTCATCGCGCTCGTCTTCGGCGTGGGCGTCGGCGTCTTCTCGAACTGGACCTTCGGCGGCGAGTACTTCGCCGGATACGTGACGGAGAAGGCGCTGAGCGTCGACAACCTCTTCGTCTTCCTCATCATCATGTCGAGCTTCGCCGTGCCGCGGGCCTTCCAGCAGAAGGTGCTGCTCGTCGGCATCGCGATAGCGCTCGTGATGCGCGGCATCTTCATCGCGATGGGCTCCGCGATCATCGACAACTTCTCCTGGGTCTTCTACCTCTTCGGCGCCCTGCTCCTCGTCATGGCCTACAAGCAGATGAAGGAGACGCACGACGAGGACGAGTCGGACTCGAAGCTCATCCGCACGCTCCGCCGCTTCATCCCCACCTCGGACCACTACGACGGCGACAAGCTCACGACCCGCGTCGACGGCAAGAAGCTGTTCACCCCGATGTTCCTGGTGATGCTCGCCATCGGCCTCACCGACGTGCTGTTCGCGCTCGACTCCATCCCCGCGATCTTCGGCCTGACGCAGGAGGCGTACATCGTCTTCACCGCCAACGCGTTCGCGCTGCTCGGCCTCCGCCAGCTGTACTTCCTGATCTCCGGGCTTCTCGAGCGCCTCGTGTACCTCTCGCAGGGCCTCGCGGTGATCCTCGGCTTCATCGCCGTGAAGCTCGTGTTGCACGCCATGCACGTCAACGAGGTGCCGTTCATCAACGGCGGCGAGCCGATGCTGTGGGCCCCCGAGATCCCGATCTGGTTCTCGCTGTCGTTCATCCTGCTCACCATCACGGTGGCGACCGTCGCGAGCCTCGCGAAGACGAAGCGCGACGCGTCCGCGGTCGAGGGCACGGACTCCGCCGCGTCCGTCGAGGGCGAGAAGGCCCCCGCCGACGCGGACGACGACGCGGCCCGCGGCTCCGGCCGCAGCGTCGACGCGGACGCCCCGCGCCGCTAG